The following are encoded together in the Anaerolineae bacterium genome:
- a CDS encoding hybrid sensor histidine kinase/response regulator, whose protein sequence is MMEERILVVDDEVDVLDLCRRILETKGYQVKTAHNGYEAIGLAQQEKFDLLLTDIKMPGMTGLQIAQALKKSDPEVICVTMTGYSTMDMVLEALKLGIDEFILKPFTPDELSMAVAKTLEKEQLRKEIFRLRSLIPLFELNKTLLGTVEVDKVLNRLLAISQKETKADLAGLYIFEKDKMTSRLQGEGEHEDDAQKQQARDQLASLISENGQQLALSLDNADNHCRSILERLEVHSLIATPLRSKESNRCALILARNEGNFAPSDSDFLTVLSGQASIALENARLFTEIQKAYKELQLLDHMKSEFINIAAHELRTPLAILIGYATVLEEETENLTHEYISIIARNAMRLRALIEDMLNLKYLESGIPSLSQDKLNLPEVITDAIQDIALLAQKKGLTVHVDVPPDLPPLIADRQKFDLIIMNLLDNALKFTPAGGQVTLKAETAAEGVKISVSDTGIGIPEDKIERVFDRFFQVQDSLTRAYEGMGLGLAIVRGMVDVCGGKIQVTSKEGEGTTFTFTLPLDNSKVEPRPLKL, encoded by the coding sequence ATGATGGAGGAACGAATCCTCGTTGTTGATGATGAGGTTGATGTTCTTGACCTGTGCCGGCGAATTTTAGAAACCAAAGGGTATCAGGTAAAAACTGCTCACAATGGGTATGAGGCCATCGGATTAGCCCAGCAAGAAAAATTTGATCTGCTCTTGACCGACATCAAGATGCCGGGGATGACGGGGCTGCAAATAGCCCAGGCCTTAAAAAAGTCTGACCCCGAGGTCATCTGTGTGACGATGACGGGTTATAGCACTATGGATATGGTGCTTGAGGCTTTGAAGTTGGGGATTGATGAATTTATTTTGAAGCCGTTTACGCCCGACGAATTAAGTATGGCCGTAGCCAAAACCCTGGAAAAAGAGCAGTTACGCAAAGAAATTTTTCGCCTGCGCTCATTGATTCCTCTATTTGAGCTAAACAAAACTCTGCTGGGAACCGTGGAAGTTGACAAAGTTTTGAATCGTCTTCTGGCCATATCCCAAAAGGAAACCAAAGCCGACCTGGCCGGGCTTTATATCTTTGAAAAAGATAAGATGACCTCTCGTTTGCAGGGCGAGGGAGAGCATGAGGATGATGCTCAAAAACAACAGGCCCGCGATCAACTGGCCAGCCTGATTTCTGAAAACGGCCAACAATTGGCCTTGAGCCTCGATAACGCCGATAATCATTGTCGCTCTATTCTGGAACGACTGGAGGTCCATTCGCTTATTGCCACCCCGCTGCGGTCTAAAGAATCTAACCGCTGCGCGCTCATTTTAGCCCGCAATGAGGGCAATTTTGCCCCCAGCGATAGCGACTTTTTAACTGTCCTCTCCGGTCAGGCCAGCATTGCCCTGGAAAACGCGCGTCTGTTTACCGAAATCCAAAAAGCCTATAAAGAACTGCAACTGCTGGATCACATGAAAAGCGAGTTTATTAACATTGCCGCCCACGAATTGCGCACGCCCCTGGCCATTTTAATTGGGTATGCCACCGTTCTGGAAGAAGAAACAGAAAATCTCACCCACGAATACATCTCTATCATCGCGCGTAATGCTATGCGGCTGCGGGCGTTGATCGAAGACATGCTCAATTTGAAATATTTAGAAAGCGGCATCCCCTCTCTAAGCCAGGACAAGTTAAATCTCCCAGAAGTGATCACAGACGCTATTCAAGACATTGCTTTGTTGGCCCAGAAAAAGGGGTTAACCGTTCATGTTGACGTCCCCCCTGATTTACCCCCCCTCATCGCCGACCGGCAAAAGTTTGATTTAATTATCATGAATCTGCTCGACAACGCCCTCAAATTTACCCCCGCCGGGGGACAAGTAACGCTCAAGGCCGAGACTGCGGCAGAGGGGGTAAAAATATCGGTCAGCGACACCGGCATTGGCATCCCCGAAGATAAAATTGAGCGGGTATTTGACCGATTTTTCCAGGTGCAGGACTCGCTTACCCGAGCTTATGAGGGTATGGGCCTGGGGCTGGCCATTGTCAGAGGCATGGTAGATGTATGCGGGGGTAAAATTCAGGTTACCAGCAAAGAGGGCGAAGGCACCACCTTCACCTTCACCCTTCCCCTTGATAACAGCAAGGTAGAACCACGTCCCCTAAAATTGTAA
- a CDS encoding AAA family ATPase, protein MHIKKVTLLPEKYPTTEHYPFNQPVFHQTKSITFYTPVTLFVGENGTGKSTFLEAIAHKCGIHIWRSAERTRYEVNPYEDELYRYITVEWANGKVPGSFFASDIFRHFTQSLDEWAAADPGMLQYFGGKSLITQSHGQSFMSFFRARYCLKGLYLLDEPETALSPRSQLGLINILIEMSRAGHAQFIVATHSPILLACPDAKIYSFDEIPVKSIAYEETDHYRLYKGFMENRNKYLTGVVSL, encoded by the coding sequence ATGCATATTAAAAAAGTTACGCTTCTTCCAGAAAAATACCCCACTACAGAACATTACCCCTTTAACCAACCTGTTTTTCATCAAACTAAAAGTATCACTTTTTACACGCCGGTCACCTTGTTTGTGGGCGAAAATGGGACAGGGAAATCCACTTTTTTGGAGGCAATTGCGCACAAGTGCGGCATCCATATCTGGCGAAGTGCTGAGAGAACTCGCTACGAGGTCAATCCCTATGAGGATGAACTGTATAGGTATATTACGGTTGAGTGGGCAAACGGCAAAGTGCCGGGATCATTTTTTGCTTCGGATATATTCCGTCACTTTACCCAAAGCCTGGACGAGTGGGCCGCCGCAGACCCGGGGATGCTGCAATATTTTGGGGGTAAGTCGTTGATTACCCAATCTCATGGGCAATCTTTTATGTCGTTCTTCAGAGCGCGGTATTGTTTGAAGGGGCTTTATCTTTTGGACGAGCCTGAAACGGCGCTCTCGCCCAGAAGCCAGTTGGGCTTAATTAATATTTTGATCGAAATGAGCCGGGCGGGACATGCTCAATTTATTGTGGCCACTCATTCGCCGATTCTTCTGGCCTGCCCTGACGCCAAGATTTACAGTTTTGACGAAATTCCGGTAAAGTCAATTGCTTACGAAGAAACCGATCATTACCGGCTTTATAAGGGTTTTATGGAGAATCGAAACAAATACCTCACCGGCGTCGTTTCGTTATAA
- the meaB gene encoding methylmalonyl Co-A mutase-associated GTPase MeaB, translated as MNTSQILTESILARKKRTVARKQAITRKRAIARLISQIENKQPEAQAVLSQLYPHTGQAQLIGVTGAPGTGKSSLVYELAKTYRQQNKTVAILAVDPTSPFSGGAVLGDRIRMQDLTRDPDVYIRSMASRGGFGGLAWAVDDTLKVLDAAGFEIILIETVGAGQNEVDIVKTAHTIVVVEAPGLGDDIQAIKAGILEIADIFVVNKADHPGVEKTISVLRQMLELAQPPTGKVLHHGTLMAVGSPPLAAEKITSWQVPVIKTIALKSEGIAAVVEAIAQHHQHLHRTGELAERNRARLADELQTVLQAELLRRVLEQLPPDYLSAVVAELLEKKLTAYEAAQNILKKVESRTG; from the coding sequence ATGAACACTAGCCAAATTCTTACCGAATCAATTCTGGCCAGGAAAAAACGGACCGTTGCCCGCAAACAAGCTATTACCCGCAAACGGGCCATCGCCCGCCTCATCAGCCAGATAGAGAACAAACAGCCTGAAGCGCAAGCTGTCTTGAGCCAGCTCTATCCCCACACCGGCCAGGCTCAACTCATCGGCGTCACCGGCGCGCCGGGCACGGGAAAATCCAGCCTGGTTTATGAACTGGCCAAAACCTATCGCCAACAAAACAAAACCGTAGCGATTTTGGCCGTTGACCCCACCAGTCCCTTTTCCGGCGGGGCAGTGCTGGGCGACCGGATTCGGATGCAGGATTTGACCCGTGACCCCGACGTCTACATTCGCAGTATGGCCAGCCGGGGCGGTTTTGGCGGCCTGGCCTGGGCCGTTGACGACACGCTCAAGGTATTGGATGCGGCCGGCTTTGAGATCATTCTGATCGAGACGGTTGGAGCTGGCCAAAACGAGGTAGACATTGTCAAAACCGCGCACACCATTGTAGTGGTAGAAGCGCCCGGCCTGGGTGATGATATTCAGGCTATCAAAGCCGGCATCCTGGAAATCGCCGACATTTTTGTGGTCAACAAGGCCGACCATCCGGGTGTTGAAAAAACCATCTCTGTTTTGCGACAGATGTTGGAATTGGCCCAGCCCCCTACCGGCAAAGTGCTGCATCACGGCACATTGATGGCAGTAGGCAGCCCACCGTTGGCAGCGGAAAAAATCACTTCCTGGCAGGTGCCGGTCATCAAAACAATAGCCTTAAAAAGCGAGGGCATTGCCGCGGTGGTTGAAGCCATTGCCCAACACCATCAACATCTCCACCGCACCGGCGAACTGGCCGAACGTAACCGCGCCCGCCTAGCCGACGAATTACAAACCGTACTCCAGGCTGAGTTGCTGCGCCGGGTTTTAGAGCAATTGCCGCCTGATTATCTGTCGGCGGTAGTTGCCGAACTGCTTGAGAAAAAATTGACTGCGTATGAGGCGGCCCAAAATATTTTAAAAAAAGTAGAGTCGCGGACAGGGTAA